A window of Castanea sativa cultivar Marrone di Chiusa Pesio chromosome 1, ASM4071231v1 contains these coding sequences:
- the LOC142615132 gene encoding uncharacterized protein LOC142615132 translates to MVGGGSRRDESVVINSTNVFAALGSLKKKKKDKDQSQQGSSSKAKKNEEKKEKELIWTPAKLNVKSWADVDDDDEDDYYATPASASAAAPLDSPWGAAAAAVAVKESDAEPVDEETESEEGLDEVDDDVEEEHENEPGAPLETEPVITKPPEASLAPKDAERQLSKKELKKKELEELEAVLAELGYTNKETSGQDDTHGISQEKKAENLNGELDKKENATGESKSAKKKKKKDKSLKEPKESQDQPDGADAGNATEEAAGSEKAEDASSIDVKERLKKVTSMKKKKTSSKEMDAAARAAASEAAARNAKLAAAKKKEKNHYNQQPVR, encoded by the exons ATGGTTGGAGGTGGGAGCAGGAGAGATGAGTCGGTGGTGATAAACAGCACGAACGTGTTCGCGGCGCTCGGGagcttgaagaagaagaagaaagacaaaGATCAAAGCCAGCAAGGTTCTTCGTCCAAGGCCAAGAAGAAcgaggagaagaaagagaaggagcTAATCTGGACCCCAGCCAAGCTCAACGTCAAGTCTTGGGCAGATGTCGACGACGACGACGAGGACGATTACTACGCCACCCCCGCCTCCGCCTCCGCCGCCGCCCCTCTCGACTCGCCCTGGGGTGCCGCCGCCGCTGCCGTTGCCGTCAAAGAAAGCGACGCTGAGCCTGTTGATGAG GAAACCGAAAGTGAGGAAGGTCTTGATGAAGTTGATGATGATGTTGAGGAAGAACACGAAAATGAGCCGGGGGCACCACTTGAAACTGAGCCTGTTATTACAAAGCCTCCTGAGGCTTCTTTGGCTCCTAAAGATGCAGAAAGGCAGCTTTCAAAGAAGGAACTCAAGAAAAAAGagcttgaagaacttgaagctGTTCTTGCTGAGTTAGGATATACCAACAAAGAGACCAGTGGCCAAGATGATACCCATG GTATTTCACAAGAGAAGAAAGCAGAGAATCTAAATGGAGAGTTAGATAAGAAGGAGAATGCTACAGGGGAAAGCAAAagtgcaaaaaagaagaaaaagaaggataaATCTTTAAAGGAGCCAAAAGAATCCCAGGACCAGCCTGATGGCGCCGATGCTGGAAATGCAACAGAAGAAGCTGCTGGAAGTGAGAAGGCAGAAGATGCATCTTCTATTGATGTTAAGGAGCGGCTAAAGAAAGTAACAtctatgaagaagaaaaaaacatcaAGCAAGGAGATGGATGCTGCTGCCCGAGCTGCTGCAAGTGAGGCTGCTGCTAGAAATGCAAAGCTTGCTGCagcaaagaaaaaggagaagaatCACTACAATCAGCAGCCAGTGCGGTAA
- the LOC142606112 gene encoding LOW QUALITY PROTEIN: alcohol acyl transferase 1 allele RGb (The sequence of the model RefSeq protein was modified relative to this genomic sequence to represent the inferred CDS: substituted 1 base at 1 genomic stop codon) — MSKLXLSSTNATAWCGISQHSLMDLPWVQELHFTHLKIAITIDRMFSVMPSRPIPAQPGDTLYLSNLDDMIGARVFTPTIYFYEPAADMNSSQKPVMKILCDSLAEVLVPYYPLSGRLRETKNGKLEVFFGPNQGVLMVEAHSKMALADLGDLTVPNPGWEPLIFKFPDEEPYKVLDMPLVIAQVTLFSCGGFSLGLRLCHCICDGLGAMQLFRAWAATAKAGAIIAKPEPCWEREIFLPRNPPLVKFPHVEFMRIEDGSSLTMTLWQTKPVQKCYRVSQEFQSHLKTLAQPDDVCTTFDAMAAHIWRSWVKALDVRPLDYELRLTFSVNARQKLHNPPLKEGFYGNVVCVACATSTVSELVNGQISDTTRVVREARLNVSEEYLRSTVDYIEAVRPKRLEFGGKLTITQWTRFSIYESADFGWGRPVYAGPIDLTPTPQVCVILPGGKADHNGTVVVCICLPEAAIDKFTEYLCMMDSSNASHL, encoded by the coding sequence ATGTCAAAGCTATAACTTTCTTCTACAAATGCCACCGCTTGGTGTGGGATCTCTCAGCACTCTCTCATGGATCTTCCGTGGGTTCAAGAGCTCCATTTCACTCACCTGAAAATTGCTATAACCATTGATCGTATGTTTTCTGTCATGCCCTCAAGGCCTATTCCTGCTCAGCCAGGTGACACCCTTTACCTCTCTAACCTCGATGACATGATCGGAGCACGTGTTTTCACTCctacaatatatttttatgagCCTGCAGCTGACATGAATTCCAGCCAAAAACCTGTCATGAAAATACTATGTGATTCTCTTGCTGAAGTACTAGTCCCTTATTATCCTTTATCAGGCAGGCTTAGAGAGACCAAGAATGGTAAGTTAGAAGTGTTTTTTGGACCAAACCAAGGAGTACTCATGGTTGAGGCACACTCTAAAATGGCCTTAGCAGATTTAGGAGACCTCACAGTGCCAAACCCTGGTTGGGAACCCTTGATCTTCAAGTTCCCCGATGAGGAGCCATACAAAGTTCTTGACATGCCATTAGTCATAGCTCAGGTAACCCTTTTTAGCTGTGGTGGCTTTAGCCTAGGATTGAGACTTTGCCATTGTATTTGTGATGGACTTGGTGCCATGCAATTGTTTAGGGCATGGGCTGCCACAGCAAAAGCAGGTGCCATAATAGCAAAACCTGAGCCATGTTGGGAAAGGGAAATCTTTCTACCTCGCAACCCTCCACTGGTGAAATTTCCACATGTTGAATTTATGAGAATTGAAGATGGCTCAAGCCTGACTATGACTTTGTGGCAAACCAAGCCAGTTCAGAAGTGTTACCGGGTTAGCCAGGAATTCCAGTCTCATCTTAAAACTCTGGCTCAACCAGATGATGTATGCACTACCTTTGATGCTATGGCTGCACATATATGGAGATCATGGGTGAAAGCACTTGATGTCAGACCACTAGACTATGAGCTTAGGCTTACATTTTCTGTCAATGCTCGCCAAAAGCTGCATAACCCACCATTAAAAGAAGGGTTTTACGGCAATGTGGTGTGTGTGGCTTGTGCAACAAGTACTGTCTCAGAGCTTGTGAATGGCCAGATTTCAGACACAACCCGTGTAGTTCGTGAAGCTCGACTCAATGTTTCAGAGGAGTATTTGAGGTCTACAGTGGATTACATTGAGGCAGTCAGGCCAAAAAGGCTTGAATTTGGAGGGAAATTGACAATTACCCAATGGACTAGATTTTCCATTTACGAGTCTGCAGATTTTGGATGGGGAAGGCCAGTGTATGCAGGTCCTATAGACCTGACTCCCACACCACAAGTTTGTGTCATCCTCCCAGGAGGAAAGGCTGATCATAATGGGACAGTGGTGGTATGCATTTGCTTGCCAGAGGCCGCTATTGATAAATTTACTGAGTATTTGTGTATGATGGATTCAAGCAATGCAAGTCATCTataa
- the LOC142621499 gene encoding polyadenylate-binding protein-interacting protein 5-like, which yields MKPGMSSLNPNAALYIPLRNKNQVSGLTTEDSLKNVGKNTWSNCPPNGPVGMNQSYPQAGADYDLHDVNELLNSTDFTKKGVQNSSELTKKQCVDEDPEMDLAYLAIMFPNMSEQSLADVYSVNEGDLETSIDMLNELELSPSDFSEHLPSRLDIGDVSECKVTEGSSMNQKIIFSGEASGSSAGPSGSSF from the exons aTGAAGCCAGGAATGTCATCCTTAAATCCAAATGCAGCATTATACATACCACTTCGCAATAAGAACCAAGTTTCTGGGTTAACAACAGAAGATTCTTTGAAGAATGTTGGTAAGAATACTTGGTCCAATTGTCCTCCTAATGGCCCTGTTGGAATGAATCAAAGCTATCCCCAAGCTGGTGCTGATTATGACTTACATGACGTAAATGAACTTCTCAATAGCACTGATTTCACAAAGAAGGGTGTGCAGAATTCGAGTGAGCTGACAAAAAAACAGTGTGTTGATGAAGATCCTGAGATGGATCTGGCTTATCTGGCAATTATGTTTCCCAATATGTCAGAGCAGTCCCTTGCTGATGTTTATTCTGTTAATGAGGGTGACCTGGAAACCTCTATTGATATGCTGAATGAACTAGAG TTATCTCCTAGTGATTTTTCTGAACATCTGCCTAGTAGATTGGACATTGGTGATGTGTCAGAATGCAAAGTCACTGAAGGTTCTTCTATGAACCAGAAGATCATTTTCTCTGGGGAAGCCAGTGGGTCTTCTGCTGGTCCTTCTGGTTCAAGCTTCTAA